The following proteins are encoded in a genomic region of Amycolatopsis sulphurea:
- a CDS encoding TAXI family TRAP transporter solute-binding subunit, which yields MRTLRRRTAMMAALAAAGSLLAGCGPDFPGLRLRIAAGAVGGVYHDLAGPLAGAWAGGLDIERPTVLATHGSGDNLNRVLAGTADVAFVAADLASDSAAAHPGKLAALARIHDDYLHIVVRRDSPYTSVPMLRGQQIAVGSPESGVEYIARRVLQVAGLSSAVTVRSLGLEDSLTALVEHKVDALFWSGGLPTPLITEYTHTIGLRLLDMSGLMRGMQRFSPVYGNATIPASTYDQPGPVTTLVVPNFLVVPTSMPADVAEELTKGLYAARPELAAANRAALSIDVHPGIETAPVPLHPGALNYYRAEKL from the coding sequence ATGCGGACGTTGCGGAGGCGCACGGCGATGATGGCCGCGCTGGCGGCGGCCGGGTCGCTGCTGGCCGGCTGCGGCCCGGACTTCCCGGGGCTGCGGCTGCGCATCGCGGCGGGCGCGGTCGGCGGGGTCTACCACGATCTGGCCGGGCCGCTGGCCGGGGCGTGGGCCGGCGGGCTCGACATCGAACGGCCGACGGTGCTGGCCACCCACGGCTCCGGCGACAACCTCAACCGGGTGCTCGCCGGGACCGCCGACGTCGCGTTCGTGGCCGCGGACCTGGCCAGCGATTCGGCCGCCGCGCATCCGGGCAAGCTGGCCGCGCTCGCCCGGATCCACGACGACTACCTGCACATCGTGGTGCGCCGGGACTCGCCCTACACCTCGGTGCCGATGCTGCGCGGGCAGCAGATCGCGGTCGGCTCGCCGGAGTCCGGCGTGGAGTACATCGCCCGGCGGGTGCTGCAGGTGGCCGGGTTGAGCAGCGCGGTCACCGTGCGCAGCCTCGGCCTGGAGGACTCGCTCACCGCGCTGGTGGAGCACAAGGTGGACGCGCTGTTCTGGTCCGGCGGGCTGCCCACTCCGCTGATCACGGAGTACACCCACACGATCGGCCTGCGGCTGCTCGACATGAGCGGGCTGATGCGTGGCATGCAGCGGTTCAGCCCGGTCTACGGCAACGCGACCATCCCGGCCAGCACCTACGACCAGCCCGGCCCGGTGACCACGCTGGTGGTGCCGAACTTCCTGGTCGTGCCCACCTCGATGCCCGCCGACGTGGCCGAGGAGCTGACCAAGGGCCTCTACGCCGCCCGTCCGGAACTGGCCGCGGCCAATCGCGCGGCGCTGTCCATCGACGTGCACCCGGGCATCGAGACCGCCCCGGTCCCGCTGCATCCCGGCGCGCTGAACTACTACCGCGCGGAGAAGCTTTAG
- the miaB gene encoding tRNA (N6-isopentenyl adenosine(37)-C2)-methylthiotransferase MiaB has translation MTETQVRKTYQIRTFGCQMNVHDSERLAGQLEQAGYVPAGSAGSPDLIVFNTCAVRENADNKLYGTLGHLRPDKIANPRMQIAVGGCLAQKDRGEIVKRAPWVDVVFGTHNIGSLPALLERARHIAQAEVEILESLETFPSTLPARRESSYASWVSVSVGCNNTCTFCIVPSLRGKERDRRPGEILAEVEALVAEGVLEVTLLGQNVNSYGVEFGDRLAFGKLLRATGGIAGLERVRFTSPHPAAFTSDVIEAMAATPNVCHQLHMPLQSGSDRVLREMRRSYRSTRFLNILEEVRGAMPDAAITTDIIVGFPGETEEDFQATLDVVREARFAGAFTFQYSKRPGTPAATMPDQVPKQVVQERYERLVELQNEISWAENRALVGREVELLVAEGEGRKDAETRRMSGRARDGRLVHFTPTGPAVDRAVRPGDVVRTVLTYGAPHHLVADGDLRAHRRTRAGDNAEAGLRPTTNGVALGLPGFGAPPVQPAPVSECAR, from the coding sequence ATGACCGAGACCCAGGTTCGCAAAACCTACCAGATCCGCACTTTCGGCTGCCAGATGAACGTGCACGACTCCGAGCGGCTCGCCGGGCAGCTGGAGCAGGCGGGCTACGTGCCCGCGGGCAGCGCCGGCAGCCCGGATCTGATCGTGTTCAACACCTGCGCGGTGCGGGAGAACGCGGACAACAAGCTGTACGGCACGCTCGGGCACCTGCGCCCGGACAAGATCGCGAACCCGCGGATGCAGATCGCCGTCGGCGGCTGCCTCGCGCAGAAGGACCGCGGCGAGATCGTCAAACGTGCGCCGTGGGTGGACGTCGTGTTCGGCACGCACAACATCGGGTCGCTGCCGGCGCTGCTGGAGCGCGCGCGGCACATCGCCCAGGCCGAGGTGGAGATCCTCGAATCGCTGGAGACGTTCCCGTCCACGCTGCCCGCCCGGCGTGAGTCCTCGTACGCGAGCTGGGTGTCGGTTTCGGTCGGCTGCAACAACACCTGCACCTTCTGCATCGTGCCGTCGCTGCGCGGCAAGGAGCGCGACCGCCGGCCGGGCGAGATCCTCGCCGAGGTCGAGGCGCTGGTCGCGGAAGGCGTGCTGGAAGTGACGCTGCTCGGCCAGAACGTGAACTCCTACGGCGTGGAGTTCGGCGACCGGCTCGCGTTCGGCAAGCTGCTGCGCGCGACCGGCGGGATCGCGGGCCTGGAGCGCGTGCGGTTCACCTCGCCGCACCCGGCGGCGTTCACGTCGGACGTGATCGAGGCGATGGCCGCGACGCCGAACGTGTGCCATCAGCTGCACATGCCGCTGCAGTCCGGTTCGGACCGGGTGCTGCGCGAGATGCGCCGGTCGTACCGGTCCACCCGGTTCCTGAACATCCTCGAAGAGGTGCGCGGGGCGATGCCGGACGCGGCGATCACCACGGACATCATCGTCGGCTTCCCCGGCGAGACCGAGGAGGACTTCCAGGCGACGCTGGACGTGGTCCGCGAGGCCCGGTTCGCCGGCGCGTTCACCTTCCAGTACTCGAAGCGGCCCGGCACGCCCGCCGCGACGATGCCGGACCAGGTGCCCAAGCAGGTCGTGCAGGAGCGGTACGAGCGGCTGGTCGAGCTGCAGAACGAGATCTCCTGGGCGGAGAACCGGGCGCTCGTCGGGCGCGAGGTCGAGCTGCTGGTCGCCGAGGGCGAAGGACGCAAGGACGCCGAGACGCGCCGGATGAGCGGGCGTGCCCGGGACGGCAGGCTCGTGCACTTCACGCCGACCGGCCCGGCCGTGGACCGCGCGGTGCGCCCAGGCGACGTGGTGCGGACGGTGCTCACGTACGGCGCGCCGCACCACCTGGTCGCCGACGGTGATCTTCGCGCGCACCGCCGTACTCGCGCGGGCGACAATGCCGAAGCGGGTCTTCGGCCGACGACGAACGGGGTCGCGCTGGGCCTGCCCGGCTTCGGCGCTCCGCCGGTGCAGCCGGCCCCGGTGAGCGAGTGTGCACGATGA